The genome window TGAAGAATGAAGGCGATGCGGATATTGATTTGCTACCCCACGACGTTCTCAATATAAAACGCTTGCCGGAATGGGCCACGGCCGAGACGGTAGAAATTCATGGTGAGGTGCGTTTCCCGGGAATTTATCCTATCGCGCGTGGTGAACAGCTCAGTAAAGTACTGCAACGTGCAGGTGGAGTTACCGACATGGCGTTTCCGCAGGGGGCGGTTTTTCTCAGGGAAGAACTGCGCAAGCGCGAGAAACAGCGTATCGATGAAATGAGCCGCAGGCTGGAATCTGACCTTGCCTCGGTGTCGCTCAAGCTGGCGCAGGAAAAGGGTGGTAATGCCGGCTCACTGGACATAATTCGCGAGCTTGGAGATCAGTTGCGCTCTGTTCGACCCATTGGTCGTCTTGTCATCAACCTGCCAAAGCTGATCGAGGAAACCCGGCAAGGTCGTCGCAGTGACTATGATGTGACACTTGCCGACGGTGACAAGCTTTATGTTCCGCCAGTCACGCAGGAAGTCACCGTGACAGGTGAGGTTTTTTATCCCACTTCACACTTGTATGCTAAAGGACTGGATCGTGATCGCTATATCAATATGAGCGGTGGTGCCACCGGCAAGGCAGATACCAGCCGCACTTATGTGATCCGTGCTGATGGCAGTGTTGAAACCGGCGGTAACTGGTACCAGGATTTCAATGGCGGTGGTGTAAAGCCGGGGGATACAATCGTCGTACCACTGGATGTCGAGCGTGTGCGTCCAATTACCTTGTGGACCAATGTCAGCCAGATTATTTACCAGTTGGCGATAACCGCTGCCAGCGCCAACGCGATTGGAGTATTCTAGGATCCGCATGTACGCCAGAGACAAACTGTTACGCGATAAACGCAAGGGGGCAGGGCATCAATTACCCGGCATTGCACGTGTTCCTGTGTCGGGCGACAGAGCAGAGACCTACGCTGATGAAGGGGAGATAAGTCTCTACGACCTCTGGCAGGTTGTCAGCAAGTACCGGATGCTGGTACTTGGCATTGCCATGTCGGCCATTGTGCTGGCGATGCTGGCATCGTGGCTGAAAACACCCCTGTATCGCGCCGAGGTATTACTGGCACCGGTCACAGAACAGGATGGAGGGAGCCGGTACCTGCAACCCTTCAAGGAGTTTGGCGGCATTGCCGCGCTGGCGGGCGTTAACCTGAACCGGGGTGACAAAAAGAGCGAGTCAATCGCAACACTGAAATCGCGCAAATTCAACGAGCAGTTCATCCAGGACAACAAGCTGGACCGAATCCTGTTTTCTGACCGGTGGGATGAAAAGAGCGAGCGCTGGGATGTTTCGGACAAGAAGGATGAGCCGACATTGTGGGACAGCTATGAAAAATTCAACAAACAGGTCCGTACAGTTCGCGAAGACCGGAATACCGGCCTGGTGACCTTGTCGATTGAATGGAACGATCCCGAGATCGCTGCGCAGTGGGCCAATGCGCTGGTGTCCAGCATTAACCAGACCCTGCGTCAGCAGACCGTTGAAACATCAAGGCAGGCGATCGCCTATCTTCAGGAACAGCTGGGTAAAACCAGTGTGGTCGAGTTGCAGCAGGTACTGCACCAGTTGATCGAGTCTGAAATGAAGAAAATCATTTT of Thiogranum longum contains these proteins:
- a CDS encoding Wzz/FepE/Etk N-terminal domain-containing protein, with protein sequence MYARDKLLRDKRKGAGHQLPGIARVPVSGDRAETYADEGEISLYDLWQVVSKYRMLVLGIAMSAIVLAMLASWLKTPLYRAEVLLAPVTEQDGGSRYLQPFKEFGGIAALAGVNLNRGDKKSESIATLKSRKFNEQFIQDNKLDRILFSDRWDEKSERWDVSDKKDEPTLWDSYEKFNKQVRTVREDRNTGLVTLSIEWNDPEIAAQWANALVSSINQTLRQQTVETSRQAIAYLQEQLGKTSVVELQQVLHQLIESEMKKIIFANINEAYAFKVIDPATAPEEPFNVRLVMTLVLSAIFGLIFGIVVALVVNAIRGERNAAGASAD